A genomic region of Metopolophium dirhodum isolate CAU chromosome 1, ASM1992520v1, whole genome shotgun sequence contains the following coding sequences:
- the LOC132933776 gene encoding uncharacterized protein LOC132933776 has protein sequence METFNTIERVSIIYALHKRSQLQKKKINRKRVHWVHPLNMKRIEEGQFQVTFLTLRQYPEEFFKYFRMSITSFDTLILLVGKYIQKQNTNMRISITPEERLTVTIR, from the exons atggaAACATTTAACACTATTGAACGCGttagtataatttatgcatTACATAAAAGAAGTcaattacaaaagaaaaaaattaacagaaaAAGAGTGCATTGGGTACACCCATTAAATATGAAAAGAATTGAAGAAGGACAATTTCAAGTCACATTTTTGACACTTCGGCAATATCCTGAagaattttttaagtacttTCGTATGTCAATAACGTCATTTGATACACta ATTTTGCTGGttggaaaatatatacaaaaacagAATACAAATATGCGTATTTCTATAACACCTGAAGAAAGGTTAACGGTGACGataaggtaa